The following are encoded in a window of Algiphilus aromaticivorans DG1253 genomic DNA:
- a CDS encoding BaiN/RdsA family NAD(P)/FAD-dependent oxidoreductase — protein sequence MSNPSAATGYDVVILGGGAAGLMCAAVAGARGRSVLVIERANRVGKKILMSGGGRCNFTNLDVRPEHFLSANPHFCKSALARYRPADFIALVDAYGIQWHEKERGQLFCDESAKQIVAMLLAECQNAGVTIRTQCEVETATATDAGFRLATSAGPVTTGQLVVATGGLSIPRMGATGFGYDLAQQFGHAIRPTRAALVPLTLSGRPLEDWQPLSGVSLPIRAHAGRQSFDGAMLLTHRGLSGPVILQISSYWAPGDRLQLDLLPDGDAEDWLAQARETRPQTTLLNLLAERFPRRFAQQLCAVLFDDGPLQHFKAQRLRGIARQLHDWPVPPSGTEGYRTAEVTLGGVDTRGVDSTTMASKQQPGLYFIGEVLDVTGHLGGYNFQWAWASAVAAGNSL from the coding sequence TTGTCGAATCCGTCTGCAGCCACTGGCTACGACGTCGTCATCCTCGGTGGCGGCGCCGCCGGATTGATGTGCGCGGCCGTCGCGGGCGCGCGCGGTCGCTCGGTGCTGGTCATCGAGCGTGCGAACCGCGTCGGCAAGAAGATTCTGATGTCCGGCGGCGGGCGCTGCAATTTCACGAATCTCGACGTGCGGCCGGAGCATTTCCTGTCGGCCAATCCGCATTTCTGCAAATCCGCGCTGGCGCGCTACCGACCGGCGGATTTCATCGCCCTGGTCGATGCGTACGGTATCCAGTGGCACGAGAAGGAGCGGGGCCAGCTCTTCTGCGATGAATCCGCCAAGCAGATCGTCGCCATGCTGCTCGCCGAGTGCCAGAACGCTGGTGTCACCATCCGCACGCAGTGCGAAGTCGAGACTGCGACAGCCACCGATGCCGGCTTTCGGCTCGCGACCAGTGCGGGTCCGGTGACCACCGGGCAACTGGTGGTGGCCACCGGCGGCCTGTCCATTCCCAGGATGGGCGCGACCGGCTTCGGCTACGACCTCGCACAGCAGTTTGGCCATGCCATACGCCCTACCCGCGCCGCGCTGGTGCCGCTGACGCTGAGCGGCCGGCCGCTGGAAGATTGGCAGCCGCTGAGCGGTGTGTCGCTACCCATTCGCGCCCACGCCGGCCGGCAGAGCTTCGACGGCGCGATGCTGCTCACGCACCGCGGCCTGAGCGGACCGGTCATTCTGCAGATCTCTTCTTACTGGGCGCCCGGCGATCGCCTGCAACTGGATCTGTTGCCGGATGGGGATGCCGAAGACTGGCTGGCGCAGGCGCGCGAGACGCGGCCACAGACGACACTGCTGAACCTGCTGGCCGAGCGCTTCCCGCGCCGCTTCGCGCAACAGCTCTGCGCAGTGCTATTCGATGACGGTCCGTTGCAGCATTTCAAGGCGCAGCGCCTGCGCGGCATCGCCCGGCAGCTGCACGACTGGCCCGTGCCGCCCAGCGGCACGGAGGGCTACCGCACCGCCGAGGTCACGCTCGGCGGCGTCGATACGCGCGGTGTCGACTCGACCACCATGGCATCGAAACAGCAGCCGGGCCTCTACTTCATCGGTGAGGTGCTGGATGTCACCGGTCATCTCGGCGGCTACAACTTCCAGTGGGCCTGGGCATCGGCGGTAGCTGCCGGCAACAGCCTTTGA
- a CDS encoding alpha/beta hydrolase family esterase, whose protein sequence is MIPRKNGGALLALALVVMPTTALAGLGLLSGNKQSEPETAPASDEQPLLDGLRRTGERLGDGLTRTNDELSEGLDRTFSQLGDGLRETLAGSGEGLSESLNRLSEGSAELGQRLRGRFVETVEGSEAIEIAVSHQGLGRRVVIVRPETPALEPAPAILLLHYAYGTPERMANLARVSRLAAERGAWIILPEAVNRQWRENPNGLNLVDDIGFLEKVVAVVTRDYPIDAARIHLAGMSKGGFMATHMACQSEFPFAGLALIAAGMRRQQDLQCPLERPLPVIATHGTRDFIVPYDGRLGLLSANVNFDRWATHNNCDPASEVIAALPPAVDDGTSVTERTNHDCAANSAVQLLTIEGGGHTWPGSIPVFGISLGPTSGNLDATFAIWDFLEGSAP, encoded by the coding sequence GTGATTCCAAGAAAGAACGGAGGTGCACTTCTGGCGCTGGCGCTCGTCGTTATGCCGACCACCGCGCTGGCCGGACTCGGGCTGCTGAGCGGCAACAAGCAGAGCGAGCCCGAAACAGCGCCAGCAAGCGATGAGCAACCGCTGCTGGATGGCCTCAGGCGCACCGGCGAGCGCCTCGGAGACGGCTTAACACGAACGAATGACGAGCTCTCTGAAGGGCTTGACCGCACTTTCTCCCAGCTCGGCGACGGTCTGCGCGAGACACTGGCCGGGAGCGGCGAAGGCCTCTCCGAAAGCCTGAATCGCTTGTCCGAAGGCAGCGCCGAGCTGGGGCAGCGTCTGCGCGGCCGCTTCGTCGAAACCGTCGAGGGCAGCGAAGCCATCGAGATCGCCGTTTCCCATCAGGGACTGGGCCGGCGCGTCGTGATCGTGCGCCCCGAGACACCGGCGCTCGAGCCGGCACCGGCCATACTGCTGCTGCACTACGCCTACGGAACGCCCGAGCGGATGGCGAATCTGGCGCGTGTCAGTCGACTTGCCGCCGAACGGGGGGCCTGGATCATCCTGCCCGAGGCCGTGAATCGCCAGTGGCGCGAGAACCCCAACGGTCTGAACCTGGTGGACGACATCGGTTTCCTGGAGAAGGTCGTGGCGGTGGTCACACGGGACTATCCCATCGACGCCGCACGCATCCACCTCGCCGGCATGTCGAAGGGAGGCTTCATGGCCACCCACATGGCCTGCCAGAGCGAGTTCCCTTTCGCCGGACTCGCGCTGATCGCCGCAGGCATGCGGCGCCAGCAGGACCTGCAGTGCCCACTCGAGCGACCACTGCCGGTAATCGCCACTCACGGCACGCGCGATTTCATCGTGCCCTATGACGGCCGCCTGGGACTGCTCTCCGCCAACGTGAACTTCGATCGCTGGGCAACGCACAACAACTGCGATCCGGCGAGCGAAGTCATCGCGGCACTGCCTCCCGCGGTCGACGACGGCACCTCGGTGACAGAGCGGACCAACCACGACTGCGCAGCCAACAGCGCCGTGCAACTGCTCACTATCGAGGGCGGCGGTCACACCTGGCCCGGAAGCATCCCGGTCTTCGGCATCTCGCTCGGGCCAACCAGTGGCAATCTCGATGCAACCTTCGCGATCTGGGATTTCCTGGAAGGTTCCGCTCCATAG